One window of the bacterium genome contains the following:
- a CDS encoding HAMP domain-containing histidine kinase — translation MRPDQTLTPEASLFVSATSLRHRLDWFNRLRWGAVVVLVAAVTVLGSVTIIPLPVGPMLAVAGTLALMNLGYVARNRLFAARAVRTEIRIVKLEMACDLLLLTFVLNLTGGVENPFLYVYVLHVVIAALLFKGREIFQITWLAIALFTAEVLGEHLGWLPHHHLLGASTMTHETRYIVAVLISFWFVMLSGAFVSGSIMRHNRAIRDELVARQRELLEADKATLEFFRFVTHEVKSPVNTARSAIEATLELHCDGLDPGARDLLDRAQKRLDQATEIVKDLADLTRTGVLRHEPPTNVDLAAVAARMLDEQRELAGITGQRLELKAPDGGVTVTTSEGAVAKILGNLVNNAVRYNRAGGPVTVTVTPLADGARLEVVDEGIGIAPGEQARVFDEFYRTAAAQQRSSLGTGLGLPIVHRLVHELGGAVVLHSVPDQGTTVTVDLPLVPPMTAGAGGTA, via the coding sequence TTGCGGCCGGACCAGACGCTGACGCCGGAAGCCTCGCTCTTCGTCTCGGCGACGTCGCTGCGGCATCGTCTGGACTGGTTCAACCGCCTGCGCTGGGGCGCCGTCGTCGTGCTGGTGGCGGCCGTCACCGTGCTGGGCAGCGTCACCATCATCCCGCTGCCCGTGGGCCCCATGCTGGCGGTGGCCGGTACCCTGGCGCTGATGAACCTGGGCTATGTGGCCCGGAACCGCCTCTTCGCCGCCCGCGCCGTCCGCACCGAGATCCGCATCGTGAAGCTCGAGATGGCCTGCGACCTGCTCCTGCTGACGTTCGTACTGAACCTGACAGGTGGCGTCGAGAACCCGTTCCTCTACGTCTACGTGCTGCACGTGGTGATCGCTGCGCTGCTGTTCAAGGGGCGCGAGATCTTCCAGATCACCTGGCTGGCCATCGCGCTGTTCACGGCCGAGGTGCTGGGTGAACACCTGGGCTGGCTGCCGCACCACCACCTGCTGGGCGCCAGCACGATGACGCACGAGACGCGCTATATCGTCGCGGTGCTCATCTCGTTCTGGTTCGTGATGCTCAGCGGCGCCTTTGTCAGCGGATCGATCATGCGGCACAACCGGGCGATCCGCGACGAACTGGTGGCCCGCCAGCGCGAGCTCCTCGAGGCGGACAAGGCCACGCTCGAGTTCTTCCGCTTCGTCACGCACGAGGTGAAGTCGCCGGTGAACACCGCGCGCAGCGCCATCGAGGCGACGCTCGAACTGCACTGCGACGGACTCGACCCCGGCGCGCGCGACCTGCTCGACCGCGCGCAGAAGCGGCTCGACCAGGCCACCGAGATCGTCAAGGACCTGGCCGACCTGACGCGCACGGGCGTCCTGCGGCACGAGCCGCCCACGAACGTCGACCTGGCCGCGGTGGCGGCCCGCATGCTGGACGAGCAGCGCGAACTGGCCGGGATCACCGGGCAGCGGCTGGAGTTGAAGGCACCCGACGGAGGCGTGACGGTGACCACGAGCGAGGGGGCTGTGGCGAAGATCCTCGGCAACCTGGTCAACAATGCCGTACGCTACAACCGGGCAGGCGGCCCTGTCACCGTCACCGTGACGCCCCTGGCGGACGGGGCGCGGCTGGAAGTCGTCGACGAGGGCATCGGTATCGCACCGGGGGAACAGGCCCGGGTTTTTGACGAGTTCTACCGCACGGCCGCGGCGCAGCAGCGCAGCAGCCTCGGTACCGGCCTGGGCCTGCCCATCGTGCACCGGCTCGTGCACGAGCTGGGCGGCGCTGTCGTGCTGCACAGCGTTCCGGATCAAGGCACGACGGTGACGGTCGATCTTCCATTGGTGCCGCCAATGACGGCCGGCGCAGGAGGAACAGCGTGA
- a CDS encoding NADH:ubiquinone oxidoreductase produces the protein MAQKPRVAIFDFTGCEGCELSQLNFEDQLLDILAQVDIVEWREAMDDRADEYDIAFVEGALSTPDCIKRIHDIRRRSKVLVALGSCAVDGGVNAIKNLHPIEEVRAEVYGKDQYLFPTLPALPLSAVVKVDHNVRGCPMTQIEFLKLFTALVMGKKPIEPDHAVCVECKLNENECVYARGMICLGPVTRGGCNSQCTNFGQYCIGCRGLVSDPNLAGMAETLASHGLAMDEAWKRLQLYNAYRLQGVRA, from the coding sequence ATGGCGCAGAAACCGCGCGTTGCAATCTTCGATTTCACCGGCTGCGAAGGCTGCGAGCTCTCGCAGCTGAACTTCGAGGACCAGCTGCTCGACATCCTGGCGCAGGTCGACATCGTCGAGTGGCGCGAGGCCATGGACGACCGTGCCGACGAATACGACATCGCCTTCGTCGAGGGGGCGCTGTCGACGCCCGACTGCATCAAGCGCATCCATGACATCCGCCGGCGCTCGAAGGTGCTGGTGGCGCTGGGTTCGTGCGCGGTCGACGGCGGCGTCAACGCGATCAAGAACCTGCACCCGATCGAGGAGGTGCGGGCCGAGGTGTACGGGAAGGACCAGTACCTGTTCCCGACGCTGCCCGCCCTGCCGCTCTCGGCGGTGGTCAAGGTCGACCACAACGTGCGCGGCTGCCCGATGACGCAGATCGAGTTCCTGAAGCTCTTCACGGCGTTGGTCATGGGCAAGAAGCCGATCGAGCCCGACCACGCCGTCTGCGTCGAGTGCAAGCTGAACGAGAACGAATGCGTGTACGCCCGCGGCATGATCTGCCTGGGGCCGGTCACGCGCGGGGGCTGCAACAGCCAGTGCACCAACTTCGGGCAGTACTGCATCGGCTGCCGCGGGCTGGTGTCCGACCCGAACCTGGCGGGCATGGCCGAGACGCTGGCCTCGCACGGGCTTGCCATGGACGAGGCCTGGAAGCGCCTGCAACTCTACAACGCGTACCGGCTGCAGGGGGTCAGGGCATGA
- a CDS encoding FAD/NAD(P)-binding protein, which translates to MELHTLKPGHEARELYLPEMAEITAVRKLTEMETLYTIRLPGGRDLGHKPGQFVEVSLFGVGEAPISVSSSPTHKGEFEMGIRRVGMLTEVLAGYGPGRKVGIRGPFGNGIDVEKFKGKDVLIVAGGIGLVPMRSMINYVRDNRDQFGRLIICYGSRSDTELLFTDELAAWERDPKIEYHVTVDRGSESWQGRTGVITTLLPGLDLDLPNTVCCICGPPVMYRFVVLTLRGKGLPDANIYMSLERRMKCGVGKCGHCQIDSTYVCQDGPVYHLPHIAKLREAL; encoded by the coding sequence ATGGAACTGCACACCCTGAAGCCGGGCCACGAAGCCCGGGAACTCTACCTGCCGGAAATGGCGGAGATCACGGCGGTGCGGAAGCTGACCGAGATGGAGACACTCTATACCATCCGGCTTCCGGGCGGCCGCGACCTGGGCCACAAGCCGGGCCAGTTCGTGGAAGTGTCGCTGTTCGGCGTGGGCGAGGCGCCCATTTCCGTCTCCTCGTCGCCCACGCACAAGGGCGAGTTCGAGATGGGCATCCGCCGCGTCGGCATGCTGACCGAGGTGTTGGCCGGGTACGGGCCGGGGCGCAAGGTCGGCATCCGCGGGCCGTTCGGCAACGGCATCGACGTCGAGAAGTTCAAGGGCAAGGACGTGCTGATCGTCGCGGGCGGCATCGGGCTGGTGCCCATGCGCTCGATGATCAACTACGTGCGCGACAACCGCGACCAGTTCGGCCGGCTCATCATCTGCTACGGCAGCCGCTCGGACACCGAGCTGCTGTTCACGGATGAACTCGCGGCGTGGGAACGCGACCCGAAGATCGAGTACCACGTGACGGTCGACCGCGGCTCGGAGTCGTGGCAGGGGCGCACGGGCGTCATCACCACGCTGCTGCCGGGTCTCGACCTGGACCTGCCCAACACCGTCTGCTGCATCTGCGGGCCGCCGGTCATGTACCGGTTCGTGGTGCTGACCCTGCGCGGCAAGGGCCTGCCTGACGCCAACATCTACATGTCGCTCGAGCGGCGCATGAAGTGCGGCGTGGGCAAGTGCGGCCACTGCCAGATCGACAGCACCTATGTCTGCCAGGACGGGCCGGTCTACCACCTGCCCCACATCGCGAAGCTGCGGGAGGCCCTGTGA
- a CDS encoding HDOD domain-containing protein — MSSHESSGTGQAAVAVARKAIFDQQRHLWGYELFCVGNTDESPTGIPLGDDVPVSVAASTGAGLQQLIARQLRVMVALSEKSVLDDRVYALPPSCTTVLIGEGIFARDGVAARLERLKGDGFAVAVPDFTARPEYEALYRQADIIGVTVAGRTPAELAGLLAEIKRHPAMPMAYDVPDSESVVACRELGFRLFQGAFSKAPEIVRLRRVSSGQIARFNLLKLIGAEDPDFADIATQIQSDATVSFRLLTYLNSASFNLTNRVNSISQAISLLGWRRVRTWLRVVLLSDISQTAAQADLLRLASQRARFLEVIASRYSFWGFDPESMHLLGLFSLLDAMMGMPMPEVVGFLPLDSGLKAALCGEQNSEYLPLLELVRDLEDGRWADVDAAARRLNLDPVVVREAFLDAATVAGDLDAMAGKA; from the coding sequence ATGAGTTCGCACGAGAGCAGCGGAACCGGACAGGCGGCCGTTGCCGTCGCCCGCAAGGCCATCTTCGACCAGCAGCGCCACCTGTGGGGCTACGAGCTGTTCTGCGTGGGCAACACCGACGAATCGCCGACGGGCATTCCCCTGGGCGACGACGTGCCGGTGTCGGTCGCAGCCAGCACGGGTGCGGGCCTGCAGCAGCTGATCGCGCGTCAACTGCGGGTGATGGTCGCGCTGTCGGAGAAGAGCGTCCTGGATGACCGGGTCTACGCGCTGCCGCCCTCCTGCACCACGGTGCTCATCGGCGAGGGCATCTTCGCGCGGGACGGCGTGGCTGCGCGGCTGGAACGGCTGAAGGGCGACGGCTTCGCCGTTGCGGTGCCGGACTTCACGGCCAGGCCTGAATACGAGGCGCTCTACCGGCAGGCGGACATCATCGGCGTGACGGTTGCAGGGCGCACGCCGGCGGAACTGGCCGGGCTCCTGGCCGAGATCAAGCGCCACCCCGCCATGCCGATGGCCTACGACGTCCCCGACTCGGAGAGCGTCGTCGCCTGCCGTGAACTGGGCTTCCGGCTGTTCCAGGGAGCCTTCAGCAAGGCGCCCGAGATCGTCCGCCTGCGGCGCGTGTCATCGGGACAGATCGCGCGATTCAACCTGCTCAAGCTGATCGGCGCCGAAGACCCGGACTTCGCCGACATCGCCACGCAGATCCAGAGCGACGCGACGGTCAGCTTCAGGCTCCTGACGTACCTGAACTCGGCATCCTTCAACCTGACCAACCGCGTGAACTCCATCTCCCAGGCCATCAGCCTGCTGGGCTGGCGCCGCGTGCGCACCTGGCTGCGCGTGGTCCTGCTGAGCGACATCAGCCAGACCGCCGCCCAGGCCGACCTGCTGCGCCTGGCCTCGCAGCGCGCCCGGTTCCTCGAGGTGATCGCGTCGCGGTACTCGTTCTGGGGCTTCGACCCCGAGAGCATGCACCTGCTCGGGCTGTTCTCGCTGCTGGACGCCATGATGGGCATGCCGATGCCGGAAGTGGTCGGGTTCCTGCCGCTGGACAGCGGCCTGAAGGCCGCGCTCTGCGGCGAACAGAACAGCGAGTACCTGCCGCTGCTCGAGCTGGTGCGGGACCTGGAGGACGGGCGCTGGGCCGACGTCGATGCCGCCGCGCGCCGCCTGAACCTGGACCCGGTTGTCGTGCGCGAGGCGTTCCTGGATGCGGCCACGGTGGCCGGCGACCTGGACGCGATGGCCGGGAAGGCCTAG
- a CDS encoding MFS transporter: protein MNKYLTLPRTVHVLCVGILINRAGTLLVPFLTLYLQSRMGLGIETATRILGAYGAGALVAALVGGQLADHFGRKRVMVGSLAGGAAVLALFPLLHSSWQIAGGLFVFAMIGEMYRPATQAMIADLVEPERRPQAYALMYVAVNVGFAIAPVIGGLLAATNFRWLCWVDALTNAAYAVILLVMVRETHPATAAGEAGAVVDRVGWRAALGVISRDGTMLAFCAGIVLVGLSFMQVASTFPLYLGQLGIDAKQYGRIIAVNGLMITVLQLPFSSLVAHWRRDRVMIASGIVLGVGFFLNAFARTPWQFAAVVVVWTVGEMMNAVFAPTIVSELAPTALRGRYMGMFTMCFSSAAMFGAPLGGMVLARGGGRALWTAVLLMGLGAAVFSAVAGPGIRRRTGAGARALAAH, encoded by the coding sequence GTGAACAAGTACCTGACATTGCCGAGGACCGTCCACGTCCTGTGCGTGGGCATCCTCATCAACCGGGCCGGCACGCTGCTGGTGCCGTTCCTCACGCTGTACCTGCAGAGCCGCATGGGGCTGGGCATCGAGACGGCGACGCGCATCCTGGGCGCCTACGGGGCCGGCGCGCTGGTGGCGGCCCTGGTCGGCGGGCAACTGGCCGACCACTTCGGGCGCAAGCGCGTGATGGTCGGCAGCCTGGCCGGCGGCGCCGCGGTGCTCGCGCTGTTCCCGTTGCTGCATTCGTCGTGGCAGATCGCCGGGGGCCTGTTCGTCTTCGCGATGATCGGCGAGATGTACCGCCCGGCCACGCAGGCGATGATCGCCGACCTGGTCGAGCCCGAGCGCCGGCCGCAGGCCTACGCGTTGATGTACGTGGCGGTGAACGTCGGCTTCGCGATCGCCCCGGTGATCGGCGGCCTGCTCGCCGCCACGAACTTCCGCTGGCTGTGCTGGGTCGACGCGCTGACGAACGCCGCCTACGCCGTGATCCTGCTGGTGATGGTGCGCGAGACGCATCCCGCTACCGCCGCGGGCGAGGCCGGCGCCGTCGTCGACCGCGTCGGCTGGCGCGCTGCGCTCGGCGTCATCTCGCGCGACGGCACCATGCTCGCGTTCTGCGCCGGCATCGTGCTGGTGGGGCTGTCGTTCATGCAGGTGGCCTCCACCTTCCCGCTGTACCTGGGCCAGCTGGGCATCGACGCGAAGCAGTACGGGCGCATCATCGCCGTCAACGGGCTGATGATCACGGTGCTGCAGCTGCCGTTCTCCTCGCTGGTGGCGCACTGGCGGCGCGACCGGGTGATGATCGCCAGCGGCATCGTGCTGGGCGTGGGCTTCTTCCTCAACGCCTTCGCGCGCACGCCGTGGCAGTTCGCCGCGGTGGTCGTGGTGTGGACCGTGGGCGAGATGATGAACGCCGTCTTCGCCCCGACCATCGTCTCCGAGCTGGCGCCGACCGCCCTGCGCGGCCGCTACATGGGCATGTTCACGATGTGCTTCTCGAGCGCGGCCATGTTCGGCGCGCCGCTGGGCGGCATGGTGCTGGCGCGCGGGGGCGGGCGGGCGCTGTGGACGGCGGTCCTGCTGATGGGCCTCGGCGCCGCGGTGTTCTCGGCGGTGGCGGGGCCGGGGATCAGGCGGCGGACGGGAGCGGGCGCGCGCGCGCTTGCCGCACATTGA
- a CDS encoding energy-coupling factor ABC transporter permease, producing the protein MHIPDGFIAPQVTVPAYGVAGVLWATGIGRLRRTLEPEAVPRLAVATAVAYALMLVAIPLPGGTTAHITGVGMMAALFGAWQTFLSLSLVFLIQALMLGDGGITALPVNALCVGLGGGLAARGVLALVPWRVPAVFLAGWIGAVVPAVLVALVLGWQPRLAHTADGQPLYFPFGWAMTVPAIVLPHLLVGVADGMLAVMVWRVLGRKERR; encoded by the coding sequence GTGCACATCCCCGACGGCTTCATCGCCCCGCAGGTGACCGTGCCGGCCTACGGCGTGGCCGGCGTGCTGTGGGCAACGGGGATCGGCCGGTTGCGCCGCACGCTGGAACCGGAAGCGGTGCCGCGGCTGGCGGTGGCCACCGCAGTGGCCTATGCGCTGATGCTCGTGGCCATCCCGCTGCCGGGCGGCACCACGGCGCACATCACCGGCGTGGGCATGATGGCGGCGCTGTTCGGCGCCTGGCAGACGTTCCTCTCGTTGTCGCTGGTCTTCCTGATCCAGGCGCTGATGCTCGGCGACGGCGGCATCACCGCGCTGCCGGTCAATGCGCTGTGCGTGGGGCTGGGCGGTGGCCTGGCTGCGCGCGGCGTGCTGGCGCTGGTGCCGTGGCGCGTGCCGGCCGTGTTCCTGGCCGGCTGGATCGGGGCCGTGGTGCCGGCCGTGCTCGTGGCGCTGGTGCTGGGCTGGCAGCCGCGCCTGGCCCACACCGCAGATGGTCAGCCGCTCTACTTCCCCTTCGGCTGGGCGATGACGGTGCCGGCCATCGTGCTGCCGCACCTTCTGGTCGGCGTGGCCGACGGCATGCTGGCGGTGATGGTCTGGCGCGTGCTGGGCCGGAAGGAGCGGCGATGA
- a CDS encoding response regulator, producing MSERTVLVIDDDIDLVEIIRVTLEREKLRVIDAQNGERGFALAREQHPDLILLDVMMGTVDEGFQVAYRLRSDPLTKDTPIIMLSAVGERTGFTFDKGKDAEFLPVSEFIEKPVSPRKLVDLVRRHLPTTN from the coding sequence ATGAGTGAACGGACCGTGCTGGTCATCGACGACGACATCGACCTGGTGGAGATCATCCGGGTCACGCTCGAGCGCGAGAAGCTGCGCGTGATCGACGCCCAGAACGGCGAGCGCGGGTTCGCCCTGGCCAGGGAGCAGCACCCGGACCTGATCCTGCTGGACGTCATGATGGGCACGGTGGACGAGGGGTTCCAGGTGGCCTACCGGCTGCGCAGCGATCCCTTGACCAAAGACACGCCGATCATCATGCTGTCGGCCGTGGGCGAGCGCACCGGCTTCACCTTCGACAAGGGCAAGGACGCCGAGTTCCTGCCCGTCAGCGAGTTCATCGAGAAGCCGGTCAGCCCGCGCAAGCTCGTGGACCTGGTGAGGCGGCACCTGCCGACCACCAACTGA
- a CDS encoding hydrogenase maturation protease, whose protein sequence is MKVIAVGNAFCGDDGVGAAVLAELAGMLPATVGLVDLGTDALALVDELDPGTPCLVIDAARMGREPGAVVVFRPEDTRFRIRSDGMSLHGLGLVEAFALAERLGRMPRDLKVIGVEPAQVGLGTGLSDAVAAAVPRVVDLIKAEVLRHE, encoded by the coding sequence ATGAAGGTCATCGCGGTGGGCAACGCGTTCTGCGGAGATGACGGCGTGGGCGCCGCGGTGCTGGCGGAGCTTGCCGGAATGTTGCCCGCGACCGTTGGCCTTGTGGATCTGGGCACCGACGCCCTGGCCCTGGTCGACGAGTTGGATCCCGGCACGCCCTGCCTGGTCATCGATGCGGCCCGCATGGGCCGCGAACCCGGCGCCGTGGTGGTGTTCCGGCCGGAGGATACCCGGTTCCGTATCCGCAGCGACGGCATGTCGCTGCACGGGCTGGGGCTGGTCGAGGCGTTCGCGCTCGCGGAGCGACTGGGCCGCATGCCGCGCGACCTCAAGGTGATCGGTGTGGAGCCCGCCCAGGTCGGGCTCGGGACGGGGCTATCGGACGCGGTGGCGGCAGCAGTGCCCCGCGTGGTGGATCTTATCAAGGCGGAGGTCTTGCGCCATGAGTGA
- a CDS encoding ABC transporter ATP-binding protein, which produces MIATEQLSHDFDGQPSLCGVDLRVEAGQKVVLLGSNGCGKSTLLKLLAGVLTPTSGRVTYEGRSVHEGLRDRAFRRRFRREVGLLFQQADAMLFNATVLEEIAFGPRQHGLPDAEDRARQWAARVGLEPVLDRAPWTLSAGQKQLVGLASLLVLDPRLLLLDEPTAALDPRSSGWLVDFLQDLPQTLVVATHNLSLAAELGRRCLVLGEDHTLIHDGDALAVGRDRDILLRANLLHRHRHRHGPDGPAGPGGDGEGPFEHSHYHAHDWD; this is translated from the coding sequence TTGATCGCGACTGAACAGCTGTCGCACGATTTCGACGGGCAGCCCAGCCTGTGCGGGGTCGACCTGCGCGTGGAAGCGGGGCAGAAGGTGGTGCTGCTGGGCAGCAACGGCTGCGGCAAGTCGACGCTGCTGAAGCTGCTGGCCGGCGTGCTGACGCCGACGAGCGGGCGCGTGACGTACGAGGGCCGCTCCGTGCACGAGGGGCTGCGCGACCGCGCCTTCCGTCGCCGCTTCCGGCGCGAAGTGGGGCTGCTGTTCCAGCAGGCCGACGCCATGCTCTTCAATGCGACCGTGCTCGAGGAGATCGCCTTCGGCCCCCGGCAGCATGGCCTGCCCGACGCCGAGGACCGCGCCCGGCAGTGGGCTGCGCGCGTGGGGCTGGAACCGGTGCTCGACCGCGCGCCGTGGACGCTCAGCGCGGGGCAGAAGCAGCTGGTGGGGCTGGCCTCGCTGCTGGTGCTGGATCCGCGGCTGCTGCTGCTCGACGAACCGACCGCGGCCCTGGACCCGCGCAGCAGCGGCTGGCTCGTCGACTTCCTGCAGGACCTGCCGCAGACGCTGGTCGTGGCCACGCACAACCTGTCGCTGGCCGCCGAGCTGGGGCGGCGCTGCCTGGTGCTGGGCGAAGACCACACGCTGATCCACGACGGTGACGCCCTGGCCGTCGGGCGCGACCGCGACATCCTGCTGCGCGCCAACCTGCTGCATCGCCATCGGCATCGGCATGGTCCGGACGGTCCGGCCGGGCCCGGCGGGGACGGTGAGGGTCCGTTCGAGCACAGCCATTACCACGCGCACGACTGGGACTAA
- a CDS encoding 4Fe-4S dicluster domain-containing protein, with protein sequence MAQQFLEQARVADFVAHLQKRHTVYAPHRRGSRSYAFEATSDPAGVVLEYPRTLGSVKKFFLPARETLLEFDLKADSATIPPVAPVDAVFLGVHSYDLAAVRRLDHNFLHGNPERNYVTRRQGARFIGVSYAPDKYHFAGSVGIDPYDMTGSDVFLTRHPDGWIVDVLTPEGEALVDGFALPLHTMPKPKREHFTQHIYVPQDRLNSIMANSHDHPVWEESSRNCLGCGTCNLVCPTCYCFDVQDHVAVTVDGGNRERTWDGCMLRGFSEVAGGEVFRHKLAARQRHRVNRKFKYLSDATGQPWCVGCGRCTAACTAGISIVEIVNRLIRDAEREEQVTGQA encoded by the coding sequence ATGGCTCAGCAGTTCCTGGAGCAGGCGCGGGTCGCCGACTTCGTCGCCCACCTGCAGAAGCGCCACACCGTCTACGCGCCGCATCGTCGCGGCAGCCGTTCGTACGCTTTCGAGGCGACCAGTGACCCTGCCGGGGTGGTGCTCGAGTACCCGCGCACGCTCGGCTCGGTGAAGAAGTTCTTCCTGCCCGCGCGCGAGACGCTGCTCGAATTCGACCTGAAGGCCGACTCGGCGACGATTCCGCCCGTGGCGCCGGTCGACGCCGTGTTCCTCGGCGTGCACTCGTACGACCTGGCCGCCGTCCGCCGTCTCGACCACAACTTCCTGCACGGCAATCCCGAGCGGAACTACGTGACGAGGAGGCAGGGCGCGCGGTTCATCGGGGTTTCCTACGCGCCGGACAAGTATCACTTCGCCGGGTCGGTGGGCATCGATCCCTATGACATGACCGGCAGCGACGTGTTCCTCACGCGTCACCCTGACGGCTGGATCGTCGATGTGCTCACGCCCGAAGGCGAGGCGCTCGTCGACGGGTTCGCGCTGCCCCTGCACACCATGCCCAAGCCCAAGCGCGAGCACTTCACGCAGCACATCTACGTGCCCCAGGACCGGCTGAACAGCATCATGGCCAACAGCCATGACCATCCGGTGTGGGAAGAGTCGTCGCGCAACTGCCTGGGCTGCGGCACCTGCAACCTGGTCTGCCCCACCTGCTACTGCTTCGACGTGCAGGACCATGTGGCAGTCACCGTCGACGGCGGCAACCGCGAACGCACCTGGGACGGCTGCATGCTGCGCGGCTTCTCCGAGGTGGCGGGTGGCGAGGTCTTCCGCCACAAGCTGGCCGCGCGCCAGCGCCACCGGGTCAACCGCAAGTTCAAGTACCTGAGCGACGCGACCGGGCAGCCCTGGTGCGTCGGCTGCGGCCGCTGCACGGCGGCGTGCACGGCCGGCATCAGCATCGTCGAGATCGTCAACCGACTCATTCGCGACGCCGAGCGCGAGGAACAGGTCACGGGCCAGGCCTGA
- a CDS encoding Ni/Fe hydrogenase subunit alpha translates to MSRDLDITVKHLTRVEGHGNIVVDMKNGVLKKAQLDIVEAPRYFEALLKGRSFHEAAIITSRICGICSLGHQLTSLKATEQALGLRVTEQTVLLRKLLVHGATLQSNVLHAYFLAAPDFLKVKSVIPLVGTHPEVVLRALRMKKLANDIGDAVGGRAVHPITCVPGGFTYVPTAAALLELRRRLVEVMVPDWLATVETMKALAGAIPAFERPTEYISLRSDDDYALYDGDICSTDTGRVPDSEYRRMTNEFVVPHSTSKHCKVNRSSYMVGALARWNNNHDRLSPVALEAAAVLGLKPGCTNPYFNTVAQVVEAGHCALDAVAIIDKLLANGLKDETPNQEPTQYGTGIGATEVPRGILYHEYTYDRQGRITAANCIIPTGQNLANIDDDMKKLVPEVVATKSKEEITMWLEMLVRAYDPCISCSVHMLDVAFED, encoded by the coding sequence ATGAGCAGGGATTTGGACATTACCGTCAAGCACCTGACGAGGGTCGAGGGCCACGGCAACATCGTCGTGGACATGAAGAACGGCGTGCTGAAGAAGGCGCAGCTCGACATCGTCGAGGCTCCGCGCTACTTCGAGGCGCTGCTGAAGGGGCGCAGCTTCCACGAGGCGGCCATCATCACCTCGCGCATCTGCGGCATCTGCTCGCTGGGGCACCAGCTCACCTCGCTGAAGGCCACCGAGCAGGCCCTCGGCCTGCGGGTGACCGAGCAGACCGTGCTGCTGCGCAAGCTGCTGGTCCACGGCGCCACGCTGCAGTCGAACGTGCTGCACGCCTACTTCCTGGCGGCGCCCGACTTCCTGAAGGTGAAGTCGGTGATCCCGCTGGTGGGCACCCATCCCGAGGTGGTGCTGCGGGCCCTGCGCATGAAGAAGCTGGCCAACGACATCGGCGACGCCGTGGGCGGCCGCGCGGTGCACCCGATCACCTGCGTGCCCGGCGGCTTCACCTACGTGCCGACGGCGGCCGCGCTGCTGGAGCTGCGGCGGCGGCTGGTCGAGGTGATGGTGCCCGACTGGCTGGCCACCGTCGAGACGATGAAGGCCCTGGCCGGCGCCATCCCCGCCTTCGAGAGGCCGACCGAGTACATCTCGCTGCGCAGCGACGACGACTACGCGCTGTACGACGGCGACATCTGCAGCACCGACACCGGCCGCGTGCCCGACAGCGAGTACCGGCGCATGACAAACGAGTTCGTGGTGCCGCACAGCACCAGCAAGCACTGCAAGGTCAACCGGTCGAGCTACATGGTCGGTGCGCTGGCGCGCTGGAACAACAACCACGACCGGCTGAGCCCCGTGGCGCTGGAGGCGGCCGCGGTGCTGGGCCTCAAGCCCGGCTGCACGAACCCGTACTTCAATACGGTGGCCCAGGTGGTCGAGGCGGGGCACTGCGCGCTGGACGCCGTGGCCATCATCGACAAGCTGCTGGCGAACGGCCTTAAGGACGAGACGCCGAACCAGGAGCCGACGCAGTACGGCACCGGCATCGGCGCCACCGAGGTGCCGCGCGGCATCCTCTACCACGAGTACACCTACGACCGCCAGGGGCGCATCACGGCCGCGAACTGCATCATCCCCACGGGTCAGAACCTGGCCAACATCGACGACGACATGAAGAAGCTGGTGCCGGAGGTCGTGGCGACGAAGTCGAAGGAAGAGATCACGATGTGGCTCGAGATGCTGGTGCGGGCGTACGACCCGTGCATCAGCTGCTCGGTGCACATGCTCGACGTCGCATTCGAGGACTAG